The proteins below come from a single Gordonia sp. X0973 genomic window:
- the purE gene encoding 5-(carboxyamino)imidazole ribonucleotide mutase, whose product MSEQTGPRVGLIMGSDSDWPTMSAAAEALAEFDIPFEVGVVSAHRTPQGMLDYAKGAADRGIRVIIAGAGGAAHLPGMVASATPLPVIGVPVPLKYLDGMDSLLSIVQMPAGVPVATVSVGGARNAGLLAVRILSVAEPALRDRMEKFQVDLADMVAEKDSALRRKLMGE is encoded by the coding sequence GTGAGTGAGCAGACGGGGCCGCGGGTCGGCCTGATCATGGGCAGCGACTCGGATTGGCCGACGATGTCGGCCGCGGCGGAGGCGCTCGCCGAATTCGACATCCCCTTCGAAGTGGGCGTGGTGTCGGCGCACCGCACGCCGCAGGGCATGCTCGACTACGCGAAGGGGGCGGCCGACCGCGGGATCCGTGTCATCATCGCGGGCGCAGGCGGTGCTGCCCACCTACCCGGGATGGTCGCCTCGGCCACCCCGTTGCCGGTGATCGGCGTCCCGGTCCCGCTCAAGTACCTCGACGGGATGGATTCCCTCCTATCGATCGTGCAGATGCCGGCCGGCGTCCCCGTGGCGACCGTTTCCGTCGGCGGGGCGCGCAACGCCGGCCTGCTCGCGGTCCGCATCCTTTCGGTCGCGGAACCGGCGCTGAGGGATCGGATGGAGAAGTTCCAGGTGGATCTGGCGGATATGGTCGCGGAAAAGGATTCGGCATTGCGACGGAAGCTGATGGGGGAATAA
- a CDS encoding TetR/AcrR family transcriptional regulator: MTVTESESQTDDGAAFRMHVVAASIRLFSEKGYDATTVDDVAAAAGTSRRTLFRQFRSKEDLIFVDHESLLTQVRAFLESAAGDPWTAVCGGAKLVFSHYETHRDLAVARYAIVSQTPVLRDRELVTTYRYQRLFEEFLRARFPELPRERIVAFSSAVTGVHNYLLRSLLRGEAAATPAHLDAELRRLVELLAQR, translated from the coding sequence ATGACCGTGACCGAGTCGGAATCGCAGACCGACGACGGTGCCGCCTTCCGGATGCACGTCGTCGCCGCGTCGATCCGCCTGTTCAGCGAGAAGGGCTACGACGCGACAACGGTCGACGACGTGGCCGCCGCCGCCGGGACGTCGCGGCGCACCCTGTTCCGGCAGTTCCGCTCCAAAGAGGATTTGATCTTCGTCGATCACGAGTCGTTGTTGACGCAGGTGCGCGCCTTCCTCGAGTCGGCGGCGGGGGACCCGTGGACGGCGGTGTGCGGGGGGGCGAAGCTCGTCTTCTCCCACTACGAGACGCACCGCGACCTGGCCGTCGCGCGGTACGCGATCGTGTCGCAGACCCCGGTGCTGCGCGATCGGGAACTGGTGACCACCTATCGCTACCAGCGACTTTTCGAGGAGTTCCTGCGCGCGCGGTTCCCGGAGCTGCCGCGGGAACGGATCGTCGCGTTCTCGTCGGCGGTCACCGGCGTCCACAACTACCTGCTGCGCTCCCTGCTGCGGGGCGAGGCGGCGGCGACCCCGGCCCACCTCGACGCCGAGCTGCGCCGCCTGGTGGAGTTGCTCGCGCAGCGCTGA
- a CDS encoding TIGR03089 family protein: MASITDAVLAATPDPTRPMLTFYDDATGERTELSGVTLGNWAAKTANFFRDEMGVAPGDTVVVDLPEHWQTVAILLGAWWAGATVATADTGGAAVVVTSADRLDDHPDADEVVVASLDAFGMGVPGLPLGVTDFGPAVRIHGDAFTPGPVGATALGTRSTSDVLDAGRSAAAADGVTAGSRVLSTRAWRDGEAIVANLLAPLVTGAGLVVVAHADEAKLAARAESERAVLILR; encoded by the coding sequence GTGGCTTCGATAACCGACGCGGTACTCGCCGCGACCCCCGATCCGACCCGGCCGATGCTCACCTTCTACGACGACGCGACGGGTGAGCGAACGGAACTGTCCGGGGTGACGCTGGGCAACTGGGCGGCCAAGACCGCCAACTTCTTCCGCGACGAGATGGGCGTCGCCCCGGGCGATACGGTCGTCGTCGACCTGCCCGAACACTGGCAGACCGTCGCCATCCTCCTCGGCGCCTGGTGGGCCGGTGCGACGGTGGCGACCGCGGATACCGGCGGCGCCGCGGTCGTGGTCACCTCGGCCGACCGGCTCGACGATCACCCCGACGCCGACGAGGTCGTCGTCGCCTCCCTCGACGCGTTCGGGATGGGCGTGCCCGGCCTGCCCCTCGGGGTGACCGACTTCGGCCCGGCGGTGCGCATCCACGGCGATGCGTTCACCCCCGGTCCGGTCGGCGCCACCGCGCTCGGCACGAGATCCACGTCGGATGTGCTCGACGCCGGCCGCTCCGCCGCTGCCGCCGACGGAGTCACGGCGGGTTCGCGCGTCCTGAGTACCCGGGCATGGCGGGACGGCGAAGCCATCGTTGCGAACCTCCTGGCACCGTTGGTCACGGGCGCCGGACTCGTCGTCGTCGCCCACGCCGACGAGGCGAAGCTGGCCGCTCGGGCCGAATCCGAGCGGGCCGTGCTCATCCTCCGCTAG
- a CDS encoding 5-(carboxyamino)imidazole ribonucleotide synthase, with protein sequence MQQRSTTMPVVAMIGGGQLARMTHQAAIALGQCLRVLAAGPGDPAAAVSADTVIGSHDSLADLRRVAAGANALTFDHEGVPLEHLVALEADGVAVRPPSTALHYAQDKLAMRLRLRELGLPVPDFADLSGDRAAARRALQEFGARHGWQIVLKAVRGGYDGRGVWLLDDEQAALEVFDRADADTQLMAEAKVAMNRELSALIARSPFGQGAAWPVVQTVQRNGQCAVVLAPVPGLVPEVAEQAQQMALRLADELGVVGVMAMELFETVDGELVVNELAMRPHNSGHWTMDGAVTSQFEQHLRAVLDYPLGTTDPVAGPVVMANVLGAAQAPAMAMDERVHHLMARMPEAKIHLYGKGERPDRKIGHVNIVGGPGADVDDVRERAERAATWLSTATWTDGWDVHGE encoded by the coding sequence GTGCAACAACGCTCCACGACGATGCCGGTGGTCGCCATGATCGGCGGCGGACAACTCGCCCGGATGACCCATCAGGCCGCCATTGCGCTGGGACAATGCCTGCGCGTGCTGGCCGCGGGTCCCGGCGACCCCGCCGCGGCGGTGAGCGCCGACACGGTCATCGGTTCACATGACAGTCTGGCCGACCTGCGCCGGGTCGCGGCCGGTGCGAACGCCCTCACCTTCGACCACGAGGGGGTACCCCTCGAACATCTCGTCGCGCTCGAGGCCGACGGGGTGGCGGTGCGCCCGCCGTCGACGGCCCTGCACTACGCGCAGGACAAGTTGGCGATGCGTCTGCGGCTGCGCGAACTGGGACTGCCGGTGCCCGACTTCGCCGACCTGTCCGGCGACCGCGCCGCGGCACGGCGCGCGCTGCAGGAATTCGGCGCGCGCCACGGCTGGCAGATCGTGCTCAAGGCGGTGCGCGGCGGCTACGACGGGCGCGGCGTGTGGCTGCTCGACGACGAGCAGGCGGCCCTGGAGGTCTTCGACCGCGCCGACGCCGACACGCAGTTGATGGCGGAGGCGAAGGTGGCGATGAACCGGGAACTGTCCGCGCTCATCGCCCGCTCGCCGTTCGGGCAGGGGGCGGCGTGGCCGGTCGTGCAGACCGTGCAGCGCAACGGGCAGTGCGCCGTCGTCCTCGCCCCCGTCCCCGGCCTCGTGCCCGAGGTCGCCGAGCAGGCGCAACAGATGGCGCTGCGCCTGGCCGACGAACTCGGCGTCGTCGGGGTGATGGCAATGGAGCTGTTCGAGACCGTCGACGGGGAACTCGTCGTCAACGAATTGGCGATGCGACCGCACAACAGCGGCCACTGGACGATGGACGGCGCGGTGACCTCGCAGTTCGAGCAGCACCTGCGCGCCGTCCTCGACTACCCGCTGGGGACGACCGACCCCGTCGCCGGGCCGGTCGTCATGGCGAACGTGCTCGGTGCGGCGCAGGCCCCGGCGATGGCGATGGACGAGCGGGTCCACCACCTGATGGCGCGCATGCCGGAGGCCAAGATCCACCTCTACGGCAAGGGCGAGCGGCCCGACCGGAAGATCGGGCATGTCAATATCGTTGGTGGGCCGGGAGCCGACGTCGACGACGTGCGCGAGCGCGCCGAACGGGCGGCCACCTGGCTCTCGACCGCGACCTGGACCGATGGATGGGATGTGCACGGTGAGTGA
- a CDS encoding acyl-CoA dehydrogenase, which translates to MGYGNPDFDLFQLPEEHQALREAIRALAEKEIAPYAKDVDENARFPEEARKALVANGFNAIHVPEQFDGQGGDSIAACIVIEEVARVDVSASLIPAVNKLGTMGLILSGDDALKSKVLPSIASGEAMASYALSEREAGSDAASMKTRARKDGNNWVINGSKCWITNGGQSTWYTVMAVTDPEKGANGISAFMVHKDDPGFTVGPLEHKLGIKGSPTAELYFEECTIPEDRIIGDEGSGFKTALATLDHTRPTIGAQAVGVAQGALDQAIAYVKDRKQFGKTISSFQGVEFMIADMAMKVEAARLMVYTAAARAERGEKNLGFISSASKCLASDVAMEVTTDAVQLFGGAGYTTDFPVERMMRDAKITQIYEGTNQIQRVVMSRALLR; encoded by the coding sequence ATGGGCTACGGGAACCCCGACTTTGATTTGTTCCAGCTCCCCGAGGAGCATCAGGCGCTGCGCGAGGCGATCCGCGCCCTGGCCGAGAAGGAGATCGCGCCCTACGCCAAGGACGTCGACGAGAACGCCCGGTTCCCCGAGGAGGCGCGCAAGGCCCTCGTCGCCAACGGGTTCAACGCGATCCACGTCCCGGAGCAGTTCGACGGCCAGGGCGGTGACTCCATCGCCGCGTGCATCGTGATCGAGGAGGTCGCCCGCGTCGACGTCTCCGCCTCGCTCATCCCGGCCGTCAACAAGCTCGGCACGATGGGGCTCATCCTGTCCGGCGACGACGCGCTCAAGTCGAAGGTGCTGCCGTCGATCGCCTCCGGTGAGGCGATGGCCTCCTACGCCCTGTCTGAGCGCGAGGCCGGTTCGGATGCCGCGTCGATGAAGACGCGCGCCCGCAAGGACGGCAACAACTGGGTCATCAACGGCAGCAAGTGCTGGATCACCAACGGCGGCCAGTCCACCTGGTACACCGTCATGGCCGTCACCGACCCGGAGAAGGGTGCCAACGGCATCTCCGCCTTCATGGTCCACAAGGACGATCCCGGGTTCACCGTCGGCCCGTTGGAGCACAAGCTCGGCATCAAGGGCAGCCCGACCGCCGAACTGTACTTCGAGGAGTGCACGATCCCCGAGGACCGCATCATCGGCGACGAGGGCAGCGGCTTCAAGACCGCGCTCGCGACGCTCGACCACACCCGCCCGACGATCGGTGCGCAGGCCGTCGGCGTCGCGCAGGGCGCCCTCGACCAGGCGATCGCCTACGTCAAGGACCGCAAGCAGTTCGGCAAGACGATCAGCTCCTTCCAGGGCGTCGAGTTCATGATCGCCGACATGGCGATGAAGGTGGAGGCCGCGCGCCTCATGGTCTACACCGCCGCCGCCCGCGCCGAGCGCGGCGAGAAGAACCTCGGGTTCATCAGCTCCGCGTCGAAATGCCTGGCCTCCGACGTCGCGATGGAGGTGACCACCGACGCCGTCCAGCTGTTCGGCGGCGCCGGCTACACCACCGACTTCCCGGTGGAGCGCATGATGCGCGACGCGAAGATCACCCAGATCTACGAGGGCACCAACCAGATCCAGCGAGTCGTCATGAGCCGCGCGCTGCTGCGCTGA
- a CDS encoding GNAT family N-acetyltransferase: MRSELGVLADPVGESLRGAHARHAVRRGRISRYDPAVSIFYAHPPHLSEEDWSDLRELAGPGSTVGLRGRRSPLPDGWTWQRTFTLLVYSGESVTTRPDDEAVVLGPGDVDDMLALVAQARPGPFARRTVELGRYLGLRDDDGELVAMAGERMRPPGWGEISAVATAERARGRGYADRLIRAVGDHIRQRGDIPFLHTTDDNPARALYERMGFTLVDEVPLEIVAVPEAPVDTAP, from the coding sequence ATGCGTTCAGAACTCGGCGTCCTCGCCGATCCGGTGGGCGAATCCCTGCGCGGCGCGCATGCCCGACACGCGGTGCGCCGCGGCCGGATCAGCCGATACGACCCCGCGGTATCGATCTTCTACGCCCATCCGCCGCACCTGAGCGAGGAGGATTGGTCCGATCTGCGCGAACTCGCCGGACCGGGGTCGACGGTGGGCCTGCGCGGCCGGCGGTCGCCGCTTCCCGACGGCTGGACGTGGCAACGCACCTTCACGCTGCTGGTCTACTCCGGTGAGAGCGTGACGACGCGACCCGACGACGAGGCGGTCGTCCTGGGTCCCGGAGACGTCGACGACATGCTCGCCCTCGTCGCGCAGGCGCGGCCGGGGCCGTTCGCACGGCGGACCGTCGAACTCGGCCGCTATCTCGGTCTGCGCGACGACGACGGGGAACTCGTCGCGATGGCCGGTGAACGGATGCGCCCACCCGGCTGGGGCGAGATCAGCGCGGTGGCGACGGCAGAGCGGGCGCGCGGGCGCGGATATGCCGACCGCCTCATCCGGGCCGTCGGCGACCACATCCGTCAGCGCGGCGACATCCCGTTCCTGCACACCACCGACGACAATCCGGCCCGCGCGCTCTACGAGCGGATGGGTTTCACCCTCGTCGACGAGGTGCCGCTGGAGATCGTCGCGGTGCCGGAGGCACCCGTCGACACTGCCCCCTGA
- a CDS encoding nitroreductase family deazaflavin-dependent oxidoreductase, with protein MKIPHAVARFNKVVTNPIQRQWAPHLAPFAMVEHVGRKSGTRYSIPVLAWVEGDRLSIVLTYGRDTDWVRNIQAAGRFEIIRKNKRYTVVGPRVVPSDSPDVAKGARIPARAFDYVLNGTVLDEKR; from the coding sequence ATGAAAATCCCCCACGCCGTCGCCCGGTTCAACAAAGTGGTGACCAACCCGATCCAGCGCCAGTGGGCGCCACACCTCGCACCCTTCGCGATGGTCGAGCACGTGGGCCGGAAGTCGGGTACGCGCTATTCGATTCCGGTCCTGGCCTGGGTGGAGGGCGACCGCCTGTCGATCGTGCTCACCTATGGTCGCGACACCGACTGGGTGCGCAACATCCAGGCCGCCGGCCGCTTCGAGATCATCCGCAAGAACAAGCGGTACACCGTCGTCGGCCCGCGCGTGGTCCCCTCCGACTCACCCGACGTCGCCAAGGGGGCCCGGATCCCGGCGCGCGCCTTCGACTACGTCCTCAACGGGACCGTCCTCGACGAGAAACGATGA
- a CDS encoding GNAT family N-acetyltransferase has product MTTTLRTARLILRVPCVQPEAGTDRSDVDAIFQACQDRDIQRFTLVPVPYTRADAEHFVTVVAPSPGSVTRVMITPDGELAGCIGIDLRDDPDGLPTVGSVGYWTAPGFRGRGYMTEALRAVVDDAFTDLGLRKLRWSALAENQASARVAARAGFRFTGPAVERGEQILTAELDVDDDRAPRRWPASGG; this is encoded by the coding sequence ATGACGACGACGCTCCGCACCGCGCGCCTGATTCTGCGAGTTCCCTGTGTGCAGCCGGAGGCCGGGACGGATCGCAGCGACGTCGACGCGATCTTCCAGGCTTGCCAGGACCGCGACATCCAACGGTTCACCCTCGTGCCCGTTCCGTACACGCGGGCCGACGCGGAGCACTTCGTCACGGTGGTCGCGCCCTCGCCGGGCTCGGTGACACGCGTGATGATCACCCCCGACGGGGAGTTGGCCGGGTGCATCGGCATCGACCTGCGTGACGATCCCGACGGACTGCCGACGGTCGGTTCGGTGGGCTACTGGACCGCCCCTGGCTTCCGCGGCCGCGGCTACATGACCGAGGCGCTGCGGGCCGTCGTCGACGACGCGTTCACCGATCTCGGGCTGCGGAAACTGCGCTGGTCCGCACTAGCCGAGAACCAGGCATCGGCACGGGTGGCCGCGCGCGCCGGGTTCCGCTTCACCGGGCCGGCCGTCGAGCGAGGGGAGCAGATCCTGACTGCGGAGCTGGACGTCGACGACGATCGCGCGCCCCGACGCTGGCCGGCTAGCGGAGGATGA
- a CDS encoding pyridoxal 5'-phosphate synthase, producing MTGSWSDDGGRELLRSLPVLRGEAPGFDPDDVPADPVSLFAQWLCAAVDAGVPEPHAMTLSTVGPDGEPHARVLIVKAVDDEGWHFAVNAKSQKGVDLAGDPRAALTFYWPELVRQVRVLGRATDRGAAASAADFLARPSSSRSMAITARQSQPFDDPAELDLAIAEASDRVAADPDFVFADWVSYALRPDSVEFWEGAPDRRHVRLLYRRAGDGWDRSRLWP from the coding sequence ATGACGGGTAGCTGGTCTGACGACGGCGGGCGGGAGTTGTTGCGCTCGCTGCCCGTCCTGCGCGGCGAGGCGCCCGGATTCGACCCCGACGACGTGCCCGCCGACCCGGTCTCGCTCTTCGCTCAGTGGCTGTGCGCGGCCGTCGACGCGGGAGTGCCCGAACCGCATGCGATGACGCTGTCCACCGTCGGGCCCGACGGCGAGCCCCACGCCCGGGTTCTGATCGTGAAGGCGGTCGACGACGAGGGCTGGCATTTCGCCGTCAACGCGAAGAGCCAGAAGGGCGTCGACCTGGCCGGGGACCCGCGGGCCGCATTGACCTTCTACTGGCCGGAGCTGGTGCGGCAGGTACGGGTTCTGGGGCGGGCGACGGACCGGGGTGCCGCGGCGAGTGCCGCCGACTTCCTCGCGCGACCCTCGTCGTCGCGCTCGATGGCGATCACGGCGCGACAGAGCCAACCCTTCGACGATCCGGCCGAACTCGACTTGGCGATCGCCGAAGCCAGTGACCGGGTCGCCGCGGATCCCGACTTCGTGTTCGCCGACTGGGTCTCCTACGCGCTGCGTCCGGATTCGGTCGAGTTCTGGGAGGGCGCACCCGACCGTCGGCACGTGCGCTTGCTGTACCGACGCGCGGGGGACGGCTGGGACCGGTCGCGACTGTGGCCGTGA
- a CDS encoding TM2 domain-containing protein: MTSPDHENNPLEKGGTYPQQPEGPAPTPGAQAGQPVDPLGAPGYGQPVDPAYGQPGPYGQPGGYGQPGAYGQPGYDQPGYGQPGYPQPGYAQPGYAPPGYPQPGYPMYDSFGNPLSDKSKLVAGLLQIFIGSFGVGRFYLGDPGIAIAQIAVTWLTCGIGAIWPLIDGIMILMGNVKDSQGRTLRD, translated from the coding sequence GTGACTTCGCCGGACCATGAGAACAACCCGCTCGAAAAGGGCGGCACCTATCCGCAGCAGCCGGAGGGCCCCGCGCCGACCCCCGGCGCACAGGCCGGCCAGCCGGTCGACCCCCTCGGTGCGCCGGGGTACGGACAACCCGTCGATCCGGCCTACGGCCAGCCCGGACCGTACGGCCAGCCAGGGGGATACGGGCAACCTGGCGCATACGGCCAGCCCGGCTATGACCAACCGGGATACGGCCAGCCCGGTTACCCGCAGCCCGGCTACGCCCAGCCCGGCTACGCACCCCCGGGTTACCCGCAGCCCGGCTATCCGATGTACGACAGCTTCGGCAACCCGCTCTCGGACAAGAGCAAGCTGGTCGCCGGTCTGCTGCAGATCTTCATCGGCTCGTTCGGCGTCGGGCGGTTCTACCTCGGCGACCCCGGCATCGCGATCGCCCAGATCGCCGTCACGTGGCTGACCTGCGGTATCGGCGCCATCTGGCCGCTCATCGACGGAATCATGATCCTCATGGGCAACGTGAAGGATTCACAGGGCCGCACGCTGCGCGACTGA
- a CDS encoding dienelactone hydrolase family protein codes for MSRDSLDDFRVEEFSADGTTRRVYVKGGGPAVIVMSEIPGVTPLVADFARRVADAGCTVYLPSLFGIDGLDPRPDGLATVTNGARMAGNLVRKVCVSREFTILATGRSSPVVAWLRALARHAHDRCGGPGVGAIGMCLTGGFALAMAVDETILAPVLSQPSLPLRPIGNARNIDISEDDLARVKTRCAAGLQVMGMRFEGDPMVPADRFAFLRDQLGDAFIGIELPDSAANPDAVLPIPHSVVTEHLIDEPGEPTREALDRVLGFFREKLGVPAA; via the coding sequence ATGAGCCGGGACTCCCTCGACGACTTCCGCGTCGAAGAGTTCAGCGCTGACGGCACGACGCGTCGGGTCTACGTGAAGGGCGGCGGTCCGGCCGTCATCGTGATGTCCGAGATCCCCGGGGTCACCCCGCTGGTCGCCGATTTCGCGCGCCGCGTCGCGGACGCGGGATGCACGGTGTACCTGCCGTCGCTGTTCGGGATCGACGGCCTGGACCCCAGGCCGGACGGGCTCGCGACCGTGACCAACGGCGCCCGCATGGCGGGCAACCTGGTGCGCAAGGTGTGCGTCAGCCGCGAGTTCACCATCCTCGCCACCGGGCGCTCCTCCCCGGTCGTCGCCTGGCTGCGCGCGCTGGCTCGCCATGCCCACGACCGCTGCGGCGGCCCGGGTGTCGGAGCCATCGGCATGTGTCTGACCGGCGGCTTCGCCCTGGCCATGGCCGTCGACGAGACGATCCTCGCCCCGGTCCTGTCCCAGCCGTCGCTGCCGCTGCGACCGATCGGCAACGCCCGCAACATCGACATCTCCGAGGACGACCTGGCGCGGGTGAAGACGCGGTGCGCGGCCGGGCTGCAGGTCATGGGGATGCGGTTCGAGGGCGACCCGATGGTCCCCGCCGACCGTTTCGCGTTCCTGCGCGACCAACTCGGCGACGCCTTCATCGGAATCGAGCTCCCGGATTCAGCGGCGAACCCCGATGCCGTCTTGCCCATCCCCCACTCGGTGGTCACCGAGCACCTCATCGACGAGCCGGGCGAACCGACGCGTGAGGCATTGGACCGCGTGCTGGGATTCTTCCGGGAGAAACTGGGAGTGCCGGCGGCCTGA
- a CDS encoding YdcF family protein, with product MLAKMKLGATALAVVAAAATTATVTTAPHAEADGPVLYNGLLSTTGCQIPNYQVIKTCSQLEVLSPRAPVILNVNPVGTRLVVLGARLNNNGSLPGVLIPRLQAALSLARGFPSAGIITTGGKTNPRARKTEAQAMKSWLIAHGIPANRIATENRSRSTAENAKFVAPILFAGHATGVVVVTSYNHLRRAMINFRSAVNGAMPVAGVIPGPGNGSGSSSGGLGSMGSS from the coding sequence GTGTTGGCCAAAATGAAGCTCGGCGCCACGGCGCTCGCCGTCGTCGCCGCCGCTGCGACGACCGCGACCGTGACGACCGCTCCGCATGCCGAGGCCGACGGGCCGGTGCTCTACAACGGACTGCTCTCCACGACGGGCTGCCAGATCCCCAACTACCAGGTCATCAAGACCTGCTCCCAGCTGGAGGTCCTCTCCCCGCGGGCGCCGGTCATCTTGAACGTCAACCCCGTTGGCACCCGCCTCGTCGTGCTCGGCGCGCGGCTGAACAACAACGGGTCACTGCCCGGCGTGCTCATCCCGCGCCTGCAGGCGGCGCTGTCGCTGGCCCGCGGCTTCCCGAGCGCCGGGATCATCACCACCGGCGGGAAGACGAATCCCCGGGCGCGTAAGACCGAGGCGCAGGCCATGAAGAGCTGGCTAATCGCGCACGGCATCCCGGCCAATCGGATCGCCACCGAGAACCGGTCGCGCTCGACGGCGGAGAACGCCAAGTTCGTCGCGCCGATACTGTTCGCCGGCCATGCGACCGGCGTGGTCGTGGTCACCAGCTATAACCACCTGCGCCGCGCGATGATCAACTTCCGCTCCGCCGTCAACGGGGCGATGCCGGTCGCCGGGGTCATCCCCGGACCGGGCAACGGCAGTGGATCGAGTTCTGGCGGACTCGGTTCGATGGGCTCGAGTTAG
- a CDS encoding SMP-30/gluconolactonase/LRE family protein, which translates to MDVRPVRVIEVGGKGPEDVVVAEDGTVYTGLEDGRLLAIRPGDDAVTRVGDTGGRPLGIEFLADGRLLVADAHRGLLAVDPADGAVEPLVTTIDGTPMVFCNNAAVASNGDIWFSDSSTLHPIERWKNDLVEDTRTGRLMRRGADGSVTVVLGGLGFANGVALAADESYVCVAETAARTVVRWWLTGPKAGSRDYLVTDLPGYPDNIARGSDGLIWVTIASPTDPVVAGLQRGPMFLRRMATKVPEVLQPKPKHTVRVQAFDDEGNLRHDVHGDASRFHMVTGVREHGGQVWLGSLETDVVGVIDL; encoded by the coding sequence GTGGATGTACGCCCGGTCCGGGTGATCGAGGTCGGCGGAAAGGGCCCCGAGGACGTCGTCGTGGCCGAGGATGGCACCGTCTACACCGGGCTCGAGGACGGTCGACTGCTCGCCATCCGGCCCGGCGACGACGCGGTCACCCGGGTCGGTGACACCGGCGGGCGGCCGCTGGGGATCGAATTCCTCGCCGACGGGCGTCTGCTCGTCGCGGATGCGCATCGCGGCCTGCTGGCCGTCGACCCCGCCGACGGCGCCGTCGAGCCGCTGGTCACCACGATCGACGGGACGCCGATGGTGTTCTGCAACAACGCCGCCGTCGCGTCGAACGGCGACATCTGGTTCAGCGATTCGTCGACGCTGCACCCGATCGAGCGGTGGAAGAACGATCTGGTGGAGGACACCCGCACCGGGCGCCTGATGCGCCGCGGCGCGGACGGATCGGTGACGGTCGTGCTCGGCGGCCTCGGGTTCGCCAACGGTGTCGCGCTGGCCGCCGACGAGTCGTACGTGTGTGTGGCCGAGACGGCCGCGCGCACGGTCGTGCGCTGGTGGCTGACCGGGCCGAAGGCGGGGAGCCGTGACTACCTGGTCACCGATCTGCCCGGCTACCCCGACAACATCGCCCGCGGCAGCGACGGTCTGATCTGGGTGACGATCGCCTCGCCGACCGACCCGGTGGTGGCCGGGTTGCAGCGCGGGCCGATGTTCCTGCGCCGGATGGCGACCAAGGTGCCCGAGGTGTTGCAGCCGAAGCCGAAGCACACCGTGCGCGTGCAGGCCTTCGACGACGAGGGGAACCTGCGCCACGACGTCCACGGCGATGCGAGCCGGTTCCACATGGTCACCGGGGTCCGCGAGCACGGCGGTCAGGTCTGGCTGGGCAGCCTCGAGACCGACGTGGTCGGCGTCATCGACCTCTGA